From Vogesella sp. XCS3, the proteins below share one genomic window:
- a CDS encoding TolC family outer membrane protein: MNTRHPLIITALLALGAASSAQAFDLNAAVQAARSYDAGYAGARATLQAGQEKAVQGRAQLLPSVGLSASLTRTDAMKPDADPYNTRSVGVQLTQPLFDIGNYSAYKKGLIASELSGVQFDASSQQLIADVARAYFDVLLAEDVLNVTQATKKAYDRQLAQAKKSFEVGTATITDTHEAQAGYDAAQAREIAAMSDLEIKRNALASLTGLQAESINRLRQQPALATQSAGELDAWIQRAEAGSLALKAAVQQQQLAERNLEEARGKHLPTVNLSAGLSDNYSTSASSKASGQQRTRGNTLGLNLSLPLYAGGAINSQVTEAAANLDKAREDVEAARRKVRLDIRRAWLGVSNGAALVKAQEQLQVSAKSKLDSTKLGKDVGVRTNLDLLNAERDYQDAVRALAEARYNYLYARLSLAQAAGELDDKAVAEVNRFF, from the coding sequence ATGAACACACGACATCCGCTGATCATTACCGCCCTGCTGGCACTAGGTGCCGCCAGCAGTGCCCAGGCCTTCGACCTGAATGCCGCGGTACAAGCCGCACGCAGCTACGATGCAGGCTATGCCGGTGCCCGCGCTACCTTGCAGGCCGGCCAGGAAAAAGCCGTCCAGGGCCGCGCCCAGCTGCTGCCTAGCGTCGGCCTGTCTGCCAGCCTTACCCGCACCGACGCCATGAAGCCGGACGCCGACCCCTACAACACCCGTAGTGTCGGCGTACAGCTCACCCAGCCGCTGTTCGATATCGGCAACTACAGCGCCTACAAGAAAGGCCTGATCGCCAGCGAACTGTCCGGCGTGCAGTTCGACGCCAGCAGCCAGCAACTGATTGCCGACGTCGCGCGCGCCTACTTTGACGTGCTGCTGGCCGAAGACGTGCTGAACGTGACCCAGGCCACCAAAAAAGCCTACGACCGCCAGCTTGCGCAGGCCAAAAAGTCGTTTGAAGTCGGCACGGCCACCATCACCGATACCCACGAAGCCCAAGCCGGTTACGACGCGGCCCAAGCACGTGAAATTGCCGCGATGAGCGACCTGGAAATCAAGCGTAATGCGCTGGCCAGCCTGACCGGCTTGCAAGCGGAAAGCATCAATCGCCTGCGCCAGCAGCCCGCCCTGGCCACCCAGAGCGCCGGTGAGCTGGACGCCTGGATCCAGCGTGCCGAGGCCGGCAGCCTGGCGCTGAAAGCCGCCGTGCAACAACAGCAGCTGGCCGAACGTAATCTGGAAGAGGCACGCGGCAAACACCTGCCTACCGTCAACCTCAGCGCCGGTCTGAGCGATAACTACAGCACCAGCGCCAGCAGCAAGGCTAGCGGCCAGCAGCGTACGCGTGGCAATACCCTGGGCCTGAACCTGAGCCTGCCGCTATACGCCGGTGGTGCGATCAACTCGCAAGTCACCGAGGCCGCGGCCAACCTGGACAAAGCCCGTGAAGATGTCGAAGCCGCACGCCGCAAGGTAAGGCTGGATATCCGCCGCGCCTGGCTTGGTGTCAGCAACGGTGCCGCGCTGGTCAAAGCCCAGGAACAGCTGCAGGTTTCGGCCAAGAGCAAACTGGACTCCACCAAGCTGGGTAAAGATGTAGGCGTACGTACCAACCTGGACTTGCTCAACGCCGAGCGCGACTACCAGGACGCCGTGCGCGCACTGGCCGAAGCGCGCTACAACTACCTGTACGCCCGCCTGTCGCTGGCACAAGCAGCCGGCGAGCTGGACGACAAGGCCGTGGCCGAGGTGAACCGCTTCTTCTAA
- the gabT gene encoding 4-aminobutyrate--2-oxoglutarate transaminase produces the protein MNPQELMQRKANATPRGVGVMCSFFAERAKNAEIWDTEGKRYIDFAGGIGVLNTGHLHDKVQAAVAEQLNKFSHTCYQVVPYELYIEVAEQLNKLAPIPGENKTAFYTTGAEAVENAVKIARAATGRPGIIAFGGGFHGRTLMGMALTGKVAPYKIGFGPFPSDVYHALFPNPLHGVSIEESIASIEKLFKYDIEATRVAAIIFEPVQGEGGFYQAPAEWVRALRALCDAHGILLIADEVQAGFARTGKFFAMEHYDVAADLMTMAKSMAGGFPISAVVGRASVMDAPAPGGLGGTYAGSPLALAAAKAVISAIQEEKLLERANKLGAQLKETLNGLKADVPQIADVRGPGAMIAVEFNKAGSHDADADFAKKVQTKALESGLILLLCGVYGNVVRFLFPLTIEDEIFEEALQKLVAAIKA, from the coding sequence ATGAACCCGCAAGAACTGATGCAGCGTAAAGCCAACGCCACCCCGCGCGGTGTGGGCGTAATGTGTTCCTTCTTTGCCGAGCGTGCCAAAAACGCCGAAATCTGGGACACCGAAGGCAAGCGCTACATCGACTTTGCCGGCGGTATCGGTGTACTGAACACCGGCCACCTGCACGACAAAGTGCAAGCTGCCGTAGCCGAACAGCTGAACAAGTTCAGCCACACCTGCTACCAGGTGGTGCCGTACGAGCTGTACATCGAGGTGGCCGAACAGCTGAACAAGCTGGCCCCGATCCCGGGCGAGAACAAAACCGCCTTCTACACCACCGGTGCCGAAGCTGTTGAAAACGCCGTCAAGATCGCCCGCGCCGCCACCGGCCGCCCAGGCATCATCGCTTTTGGCGGCGGCTTCCACGGCCGTACCCTGATGGGCATGGCGCTTACCGGCAAGGTGGCCCCGTACAAGATCGGTTTCGGCCCCTTCCCGTCCGACGTGTACCACGCGCTGTTCCCGAATCCCCTGCACGGTGTGTCGATTGAAGAATCCATCGCCAGCATCGAAAAGCTGTTCAAGTACGACATTGAAGCTACCCGCGTAGCCGCTATCATTTTCGAGCCGGTACAAGGCGAAGGCGGTTTCTACCAAGCACCGGCCGAGTGGGTTCGCGCGCTACGCGCCCTGTGCGATGCGCACGGTATCCTGCTGATCGCCGACGAAGTACAAGCCGGCTTTGCCCGTACCGGCAAGTTCTTCGCCATGGAACACTACGACGTGGCTGCCGACCTGATGACCATGGCCAAATCGATGGCTGGCGGCTTCCCGATTTCGGCCGTAGTTGGCCGCGCCAGCGTGATGGATGCCCCCGCCCCTGGCGGCCTGGGCGGCACCTACGCCGGCAGCCCGCTGGCCCTGGCCGCAGCCAAGGCCGTGATCAGCGCCATCCAGGAAGAAAAACTGCTGGAACGCGCCAATAAGCTGGGCGCGCAGCTGAAAGAAACCCTGAACGGCCTGAAAGCCGACGTGCCGCAGATTGCCGACGTACGCGGCCCGGGCGCCATGATTGCCGTGGAATTCAACAAGGCCGGCAGCCACGACGCGGACGCCGACTTCGCCAAGAAAGTGCAGACCAAGGCGCTGGAGTCCGGCCTGATCCTGCTGCTGTGCGGCGTGTACGGCAACGTGGTGCGCTTCCTGTTCCCGCTGACCATCGAAGACGAAATCTTCGAAGAAGCGCTGCAGAAACTGGTTGCCGCCATCAAGGCCTGA